GGCTACCGGCTGCAGACGGAGATCCACCCCACGGAGAGCGGGGGCCTGAAGGTGAAGGTGGTGTGCATCGGCTACCCGGACCAGGCGCTGCTGGGCGACGTGGAGGTCCAGGCGTCGGGAGCGAAGCCCGAGGAGCTGCTCAAGGTGCTGGCGCCCCGCATCATCGAGGATGCCGCGGATACGTTCGAGTGGGATACGTGAACGAGTCAGAGGGCTCCAAGTAGTCTGAACGGAGGCCCCTGGAGGAGCCACGTGTTCGCGAGTCTGCTGCTGCTACTACTCACGCAAATCCCATGCACGCCGGGTGAGACGACGACGGTGTGCCACTGCAAGGCGGGGATGTTCAGCGCGTGCGAGACGCTGATGCAGACCCACCCGAAGAAGGCGGCGGAGATTCTCGCGCAGCTGGAGAAGATCGCGGCGCTGGCCAAGGTGGTGGAGGAGGCCGGTCAGAAGGCGGAGGCGGCGATCGAGGCCGAGGCTGCCTCCGACTGTTCCGAGCCGAAGGAGTGCAAGGGGCAGTTGCACCACATCATCTCCAAGCCCATCGCCAAGGCGTTGGAGGAACACGGAACACTTCGCGGCCATTACAAACCACGCGACCCGCGCTTCGTCTCCCGGGCCGATGATGAGAAGGCCCACTGCGGCTATCAGGAGTGGCACCGGAAGGTGGACGCGGAGGTCATCAAATGGCTCGAGGGCAACGAAATGGCGACCCCGAAGCAGTTCGAGTCCTTCCTTCGGGAAATCTACAATCGGCCCTTGATGCGTGCGAGGTTCCCCAATGGCTTCTGAGTCGTCAGCCTCCCCACGCTTCTTTGTCCTGGAGAAGGGCGCGCTCGGGTCTCGTTACGATGTCGATGTCGAGAAGGTCGAGCCCATCAATCGCGAAGAGGGCGCTCATTGTCCGAGGTGCGGTGGCCCCATTGGAATGATGAGGTGGCTTCCCCCTTACCGCGTCGAGCTGATGTTGCACGGTGAGGAATTCGGGGACTTCATCGAAGCCCCGGGGCATTACCTTTTCATCTCCGAGCGGCTCGTCCAGGCTTTCAAGGAGGATGGACTCACGGGGCTGGAGGGCTTCCACCCAGTGGAGGTGGTACGGGTGCGCCGCAAGCGGCGAGGCCCCAAGTCCGCTCACGTGCCTTGCTACCTGGCCGTCACGGCCCGCTATGGCCGCGCTGCGGTGGATCTGGTGCGCAGCCGTATCCGTTATGCCGACGAGCCTCCCACGTGCGAGGAGTGCCGCAATGCGACCAAGAACGCCATCCATGGCTTCACTCTGGAGGCTGGTACCTGGCAGGGAGAGGACATCTTCCGTCCCCGGGGGCTGACTGGGCGTCTGGTCGTCTCCGAGCGCTTCGCGCGCTTCGTGGAGCGGCACGGGTTCACCAACATGGTCCTGATTCCTACCGAGGAACTCGTGTGGGACCCCTTGGAACTCGGGCCGCCACCCGGTTAGGCGCGCCGGATGAGCCCCATCTCTTCGATGGCCGCATAGAGACGCACGCGGGCCTCGGACCACGGGAGCAGCTCCACGCGGTAGCCGGCGAGCGCGTCCAGTATCAACTGCCGGTAGCTGGGGTGGCCGGGATCGGCGATGACGACCACGCCCCGGTCCCCGTGCGAGCGGATGAGCCGGCCCACGCCCTGGCGCAGCATCAGCAACGCCCGAGGCAGCCGGTAGTACAGGAATCCCAGGTGCGCGTTGCCTCCACGGGCCAGTGCTTCCTCGCGCGTGGCCACCAGCGGGCGGCTGGCGGGCTCCAGCGGCAGCTTGTCGATGAAGACGCACCCCACGCCCCGGCCGGGGATGTCCACGCCCTGCCAGAAGCTCTTCGTGCCCAGCAGCACCGTGCCGGTGTCCTTCTCCTGCCGCGCCGCAAGTGAGCGTCCGTGCCCCCGTGACTGCCGCATCACCTCGATACCCTGCGGCTCCAGCTTCGCCTTCACCTGGTCCGCTACGCGCTCCATCCGCCGCGTGGAGGCGAACAACCCCAGCACTCGCCCGCCCATCACCTGGGCAATCCCGGACACGCGCATCGCGGCCCAGTCGATGAACGCCTCCTCGTGCGCGCGGGGCGCGTCCGTCACCAGCACCACCAGCGCCTGCTTGCGCAGGTCGAAGGGCGTGGGCGCGCGCAGCAGCCGGGGTGGTGGAATCCCCTCGTTGCGCCCGTCCAGTCCCAGCCGGCCGAGCACGTACGGCATCCGCTCGGTGCCCGTGCTCAGCGTGGCCGAGGCCAGCACCAGGGCCCGCTTGTGCTGCGCGAAGTCCCTCGACACATAGGCCGCCACGTTCACCGGCTGCGCGAGCAGGCTCCAGCGCTGCTTGCGAGGCACCGCCGTGGCCGCGTAGCACCGGCCCTCCGAGGGGTCGTCGGACAGCTCCGACGCCAGCGTCGTCAGCTCCTGCACCTCCGAGACGGCGCCCGCCAGCTCCCGCTCCAGCGGCGGAATCTTCACCGCGAGGTCCGGCAACACCTCCGCCAGCCCCACCGTCAGCAGCTTGTGCAGCGACTGGAGGCACTCGCGCACCTCCACCAGTCCCTCGCGCACCGGCTCCCACGCGGCGGAGGCCCGCACCTCGCCCGTGATGCGCAGCTCCGGCGCGTAGGCGGACTCGTCCGCGTCCTCCGAGGCGCTCGTGGCGGCCGGCTCGCACAGCCCCACCACGTGCTCGCCCAGGGCCCGCGAGGCCGCGCCCACCGAGAGCAGGGAGCTCTCCACCTCGCTCATCAGCACGCGGGCCTCCGCGCGCCGCGAGGCGAACAGCGCCCGCCTCAATTCCGCGAAGAGGCCGCGCCGCCCGTCGCGTCCATGCAGCCGCTCGGTGAGCCGGGAGAATGCCAGGTCCGACAGCTCCGAGGAGAGCGCGGTGGTGGCCACGTCCTCCACCTCGTGCGCCTCGTCGAGCACCAGGTGGTCCAGCTTCGGGTAGCGCAGGGGCCACGCGAAGGCGAGCGACTGGTTGATGACGAGCACGTCCGCGTCGCGCGCCTGGGCCACCGCCGAGTGGTAGTAGCAGCGGTGGTAATGCGGGCAGCGCTCGCCCAGCGTGGTGGCCGCCTCCGAGCGCACCGCCGGCGCCAGCGCGAGCAGCACGGGGAAGCGCTCGCGGAACCAGTGGCTCAGCCGGTCGAGGTCTCCCTCGCGGCCGCGTCGCATCAGGGCGCGCAGGTAGGCGCGGGGGGCCCGGGCGGCGTGGCTCATGCCGGGCTCCACGCGGGTGATGTCGAGCGCGCGGCGGCGGCAGAGGTAGTTCGTCTGGCCCTTGAGGAGCGCGTACGAGAAGGCGCCCTCGGTGGCGCGGTGCAGGCGGGGCAGGTCCTTCTCGATGAGCTGGTCCTGCAGCGTCTTGGTATGCGGGGCCACGCCCACCTTGCGCCCGTTGCGAGCGGCGAAGAGGGCCGCGGGCGTCAGGTACGCCAGCGACTTGCCCGTGCCCGTGCCGGCCTCCACCGCGAGCTGCCCGCCCTCGGAGAGCGTGCGCGCCACGGCCTGGGCCATCTCGAGCTGCGCGGGCCGGGCCGCGAAGCCCTCCTGCGCGCGCTCCAATGCGCCTCCAGGGCCGAGCAGCGCCGACACCTCCTCGGCGCGGACGGGCTCCACCGGAGTGTCCTCTTCCGGCTCGGGGGGCGGCTTCGTGCCGTTGGTCCGCAGGTGCTCGGGGCGGCCGGGGAGGAAGCCCGTGGCCTCCAGCTTCAGAGGGGCGGAGTGTCTCCGGCACAGGTTCCACAGGCCAGTGAGCACCGAGACGAGGGGCCTCGCCTCCGGGTCGATATCTCCCTCCAGATCCTCCAGCCCTGCCTCGCCGGCCTCTATCTGCGCGAGCCGCAGCGAGGCGCGCGGATCCAACGTCTCCAGCAGGTCGGCGAGGTCATCGGCGCGCCCGTCGCGGATGCAGCCCTCCATGGCGTGCACCAGCACGGCGTGGGTGGCCTCGCAGTCCGTCATGGCGCGGTGCCGCGAGCGAGGGCCCTTGCCGGCCCAGCGCAGCAGGGCCTCCAGCGAGTGGCTGGACAGCTCCGGGTGCAGGTAGTGCATCAGCTCGCACGAGTCGAGCACCGGGGCGCGGATGGGGCCCAGCAGGTCCGGGAGGAAGCCCTTCTCGAAGGAGGCGTTGTGCGCCACCACCGTCCAGCCGGCGAGCAACTTGCGCAGCTCGGGCACCTTCTGCGCGAGCCGGGGCTGGCCGGCGAGCATCGCGTCCTCGATGCCCGTGAGGCGGCGGATGGTGAGGGGCAGGGGGCGCGAGGCGGAGAAGAAGTGGACGTACTTGTCCACGACCCGACCGTTCTCGACGAAGAGGGCGCCGAGCTCGATGACCTCGTCGACGCGCGGATCCAACCCCGTCGTCTCGAGGTCCAGGAACACGTGTCGGGTGAAGAGTTCCGCCGCGCCGCCCATGGGGAAGGAGGGCCAAGCCTAGCCGTCTTCGGGCGTCATGCCGAGAAACCGGGCGTCCGGGGTCTGATGGGGCGGGACAGTCTCCCTGGAGGACGCCGGAACGGAACGGGTGAGCAGGAGTTTCCGCTCGTGGACTTCACGCGGGGAGAGGGCGTGGTTCACCGGCCGCACCCGTGGCGGCGCGGACACACGCCCAAGGGCGTCCGACCGCTCGGCGCCGCGAACCGACCGTTCGGCGTGGAGGCCCTCGCGGGCGCGCTGGATGGGCCCAACCTTGCACTGCACCGCGCGACGAACTCGCGCCCCTGGAGTCCCGTATGACGATCGCCGCTTCTGGTTTTCCGACCGATACCGCCGAGGTTTCCCCGGCCCCCGCCGTGTCCCGTCTCCGTCGGCCCCGGGCGACGTTGCTCGCGGCGCTCGGGCTGGGCGTCTGCGCCGAGGTGCTCTTCGACGGACCCTCGCTCGGCCTCTCGTTCCCTCTGTTCATCGTGCTCCTCGTGTCGGCGCTGCTCACGCTCGGCGGCCGCGAGGGCTGGCAGCGGGCCCGTCCCAATTCCTGGCTGCTCGTGCCGCTGCTGTTCTTCTCCGGCATGGTCTTCGTGCGCGCCAGCCCGTTCCTCACCACGCTCAACGTGCTCGCCTCGGGCTTCCTGCTGCTCCTGGTGACGCACTTCTGGGCGGCCGGACGCGTGGAGCGGCTCGGGCTGTGGAGCTACCCGTTCACCGTGCTCGGCACGTTCTTCCGCGCCGCGCTGCTGCCACCGGGCGTGTTGCGCGCGGAGGTGGACCTGTCCTCGGCTCGCGAGCAGGTGCCGAAGCTGATGCCGGTGTTGCGCGGCGCGCTGCTCGCCGTGCCCGTGCTGTTCATCTTCACGGCCCTGCTCGTCTCGGCGGACGCGGTCTTCGAGGACGCGGTGGCGCGGGTGCTGTCCTTCGGCTCGGACCTGACGTTCCTGGATGGCCTCTGGCGGGCGGTGTTCGTTGGCGGGAGCGCGTTCGGGGTGCTCGGCCTGCTCGCCCATGCGCTGCGCCGCCGCCGCCATGGCTCCGAGGTGGGGGAGTCGGAAGTCACTCCGGCCGTTCCCCGCCTGGGCTTCACCGAGGCCCTCACGCTCGTGGGGTTGGTGGACCTGCTCTTCCTGGGCTTCGCCGGCATCCAGCTCGCCTTCTTCTTCGGCGAGGCGCATCTGCCCTCGGGGCTCACGTACTCCGAGTATGCCCGGCGCGGCTTCTTCGAGCTGCTCACGGTGTCGGTGATGACGCTGGGCCTCAGCCTGGCGCTGGCGCGCTGGACGCGGCTGAAGAGCCAGGGGCAGCTCACCGCCTTCCAGGCCTCGTGCACGGCGATGGTGGGCCTGGTGCTGGTCATCCTCGCGTCGGCGATGAAGCGCATGGCGCTCTACGAGTCCGCCTACGGCTACACGCACCTGCGCGTGTACACGCACGTCTTCATGGTGGCCCTGGCCGGGGTGCTCGCCTGGCGCGCGGTGACGCTGTGGTGGCGCCCGGAGCGCTTCGCCATCGGTGCCTTCGTCGGCGCGCTCGGCTTCGTCGCGGCGCTCAACGTGCTCAACCCGGATGCCTTCATCGCGCGCGGCAACCTCGAGCGCTCCGTGGAGGGCTCCTCGCTGGATGAGTCCTACATGCTGCTGTCGCTGTCCGAGGACGCCGCGCCGGAGCTCGCCGCACACCTGGCCCGGAATCCCGAGGGCACGTTCGCGACGAACATCCGGAGCCGGTTCTGCCGCTTCTCCGAGCCCATGCCGGGAGGCTGGCCGGCCTTCCACCTCGCGCGCCACCGGGCGGCGACGCTGGTGCAGCCGCTGTCGTGCCAGGACTGAAAACACGAAGGGGGCCTCCACCCGCGGCGGGTGGCCGGCCCCCTCGTCGTGTCCGGTGGGCTCACTCCACCATGAACACGCCGCTGATCATCTTCCCCATGGCGCAGCCGTAGACGAGCTTGCCCGTCTTGGTGGGGGTGAAGGACACCTCCACCGGCTGGTTGAGGGGCAGCTTCGTGTCGATGCCGTACTCCTCGAGGACGATCTCCGTCGCGCAGGTATGGTCCGTGGTCCGGGTCAGCACCAGCTTCACGGGCTCGCCCTGCTTGAGGGTGACGGGGCTCGGCTCGTAGCCCTTCTCGGTGACGGAGAGCGCGATGGTGCGCGGCTCACCGGGCTTCTTCGCCTCCTGGGCGGCGGGGGCCGCGGGGGCGGAGGGCTCCGGTGGGCTCGCGGGCTTGGAGCAGCCCTGCTCGGCGCTCAGCACCGCGCCCGCCAGGGCGAGGGCCAGCAGCGGCTTGATGATCTTGGAGAAGAAGGTCATCGGCGTTCCTCGGGGCTAGTCGTTCTGCCCGGACTCGTCGGAGCCGTCGGACGCGTCGGCCGTGTCCGTCTCCGCGGCATCCACCGGGGAGAAGCGCACGAGCGCGTGCAGGGGGATGAAGACCTCGTGCCCGTCCTCGCCGACGATGAGGTCGAACCGGCCGACCACGCGCAGCGGCATGGACAGCTGGATGCCATTGCGCAGCGTCAGCTTCACGAGCTCGCCCTGGTGGGGGAGGAAGGGGCGGGGGTCGGAGAAGGGCCGCTTGTCCGGCTGGCGCGCGACGTTGGCGGGCTTCTGGGCCAGCTTCTGGTCGCGCTCGAGCTGGGGCGTGAGCTGCTCCCAGTCCGAGCGGCGGGTGAGCATGACGACCTGGAGCTTCTCCATGCGCCCGCTGCGGCCGAGCACGAAGGAGATGGGCTCCACGCTCGCCACGGTGTCGAGCACGGTGCGCTCGCCCAGCACGACGGCCAGCTCCGTCTTCGACTCCACGAGCCCGTTGATGAAGTGGGCCACCGAGGTGTCATCCACCTCGCCACGGGCCTGCTTCACGGCCGCCTTGCGCTGGGTGCGCTCCTTGCGCGAGAGGAACTCGGCCACGGTCAGGCCGCTCTGCAGCACGCCGAAGGCATCCGGGAGCGACAGGCCCGGGTTCTTGCCCATCAGCTCGTACACCTGGTCGAAGCGCTTGGCCTCCTCGGCGTGCAGCTTGCGCCACACCCGGCACTTCATCTTGCCCTCGAGCTCGCCCTTGGCGATGCGCGCCGGGACGTGCTCCTTGGTGGCGAGTGCGAGGATCTGCTCGGGAGTGGGAGGCGGACGGGGCGCCCTGGGGCGGCCGAAGCCTCCGCCGGGGCGAGGACCCATCGAGCCCATCCCTGGCGCGCGGCCCGCCGAGGGGGCGGGACGGGGCGAGGCGGAGGTGCCGGGCACCACGGTCCGAGGCGCCACGGGGACCGGGGGCGCCGCCGGCATGGAGGGGGCGGCCGGGGTCGGCGTGGGCCGGGGCGCGGGGGTGGGAGGCACCACGGAGCGAGGCGTCACGGAGACGGGAGGAGCCGACGGCGTGGGTGTGGCCGTCGGGGTCGGCGTGGGCCGCGGGGTGGGAGTGGGGGTAGGGCGAGGGCTGACGGTGCTCGCGGGCGTCGGGGTGGGCGCGGGGGTGCCGGGAGCGGCGGCCGGGCGCCGGATGACCTCGACTGCGGGGGCAATCCGCCGTGTCTTCCGATCGTTCACGTTCGTATGCTACCTGATTGAGGCGCGAGTGGCCTGGGTAAGGCCTGGTCTCACGGTTGCTGGAGGGAATCCGTAAGGTCTACCTTCCATCCGGACGGTTCTCGAACCATCCGGACCTGGCTCTTTCCACTCGAGGAGACCACGCCCACCGTCGCCACGTCCCCCTCCTCGCTCGCCAGCGTGACCTCCGTAACATCGGTTGGTGGAGGAACATTCGCGAAGAAGAAGGCTAACGGGTCCGCCTTCACCGCGCCGCCAGAAGCCTGGGCCGCCGCCTGGGCCCGTTGCTGGAGGGTGTCCTGGGTGGGCTTGGAGAGGGCCGCCCAGGCCTGCTTGTACTCCCCGTTGCGCACATGGGAGTGGAAGGTCTTGTAGGCCTTGTCGGGCGTGTCGTAGCCGGTTCGGCCGCAACCTCCCAGGGCCAGCAGGGCCAGCAGGAGCAGCGGCATCGTTGGCAGCAGGCGCATGAATCAGCCATCTAGGCCAAAGCGCCGCGCTCGCCAAGGGGCAGTGTCAGTTCGAGCCCTCTTCCTGGTATTGGCGGACGCAGTTGCGGCCGGCCGCCTTGGCCTCGTAGAGGCAGGTGTCGGCGGCGCGCAGCAGGTCCTCCACGCCCACCAGGCGGGGGTCGGGTGCGTTGGCTACTCCCAGGGAGGCCGTGCATCGCACCTCCTTGCGGGAGCCGTCCTGGGCGCGGTGCTCCAGCTGGAGTGCCGCGATGGCCTCTCGCACCCGCTCGCACGCCCCGAGCGCCTCCTTGGGGCCCGTCTCCGGCAGCAGGGCGATGATCTCCTCGCCGCCGTAGCGCGCCACGAAGTCCACCTCGCGCAGCTTGCCCTTCACCGTGCGGGCCACGGTGCGCAGCACCTCGTCCCCGAAGGGGTGGCCGTAGGAGTCGTTGAGCCGCTTGAAGTGGTCGATGTCCAGCATCACCAGCGCCAGGGGCGAGCGGTAGCGCGTGGCGCGGGCGAACTCCTCGGCCAGCCGCTCCTCGAAGTAGCGGCGGTTGCTCAGGCCGGTGAGCGCGTCCGTGCGGGTGAGGGCCAGCAGCTCCTCGCGCTTCTGCGCCAGCTCCTTGTTGGCCCGGTCCAGCTCGCGGTTCTTGTGGTCCAACTCGCGGTTCTTCTCCATCAGCGTGTCCTGCAGCGCCTTGAGGCGCAGCATGGACTTCACCCGCGCGGACAGCTCCAGCATGTCGAAGGGCTTGACCAGGTAGTCGTCCGCCCCCAGCTCCAGGCCCTCGATCTTTCCCCCCGCCTGCCGCGCCGTCACCAGGATGATCGGGATGAAGCCGAAGCCGCCCTCGCCCCCGTTGGCCTTGATGATGCGGCACACCTCCACTCCGCCCAGCCGCGGCATCTCCACGTCCATGATGATGAGGTCCGGGCGGACCTCACGCACCGAGCGCAGGGCCTCGGCGCCATCGAGCGCCTCGCGGAAGCGGTAGCCGTGCGAGGCCAGGCCATCGCGCACGTGCGTGATGTTGGCCGGATCGTCGTCGACGACCAGGATGGTGCGGTTGGCGTACGAAGTCGTGGACCCGGTGCGGCGGACTGTCTCTCCCGTCTTCCTGATCGAGCCGTCCGCCATATCGCTGCCGTTCACCATGGGTGCTTTTCGGACTTCCGAGGTCCGCCGATTCTTTCCTGGAAGGGACGTGCTGCCAAGTCACTCGCCCGCCAGCCCGCTGGGGCGGGAGCCGTGGACCGGACCGGGATGGGAACATTGGCGTACACCTCCGCCTACATCACTTCCAGTCGACTGGAGGTGAGGGGAGGAGCCGACGCCTCAGGTGGGTTTGCGCAGGCGACCGCGGTACACGGGCTCGCCGCTGGCCAGGTAGCGCCGCTCGCGCGTGGAGGGGACCTCTTCGGGGTCATAGGGGTGGAACACCCCCTTGCCGAGCGGATTGATGAAGCCGGCGTCCTCGAGGATGGCCAGCATGGCGACGCCCCGGTCCTGCACGTCCGTGCGCATGTCGAAGAGGCCGCCCGGCTTCATCCGGTCCAGCAGGAGGCGGGCGAACTCGGGCTGGATGACGGCGCGCTTGAAGTGGGCGCGCTTCCACCAGGGGTCGGGGAACTGCAGGTGGATGGCGTCCAGCGAGCCCGAGGCGAAGATGCGCGGCACCACGAAGCGTGCGTCCGCCTCCATGACGCGCAGGTTGCGCAGGCCCATCTTGCTGGCCCGGTCCAGGGTGTCGCGCGCGTACTTCTTGCGCCACTCGAAGGCGACGAAGCGCACCTCGGGGTGGCGCCGGCAATACTCCAGGGCATGGCCGCCGGCGCCGGAGCCGATCTCCAGCTCCAGGGGGCCGGAGAAGCCGAACTCCGCGTCCCAGTCGGGTGGGGTTTCGAGACTGGCCAGATGCAGGCCGACGGGATCGGGGAGGAGGCGAGGACGGGGCATGACGGATGCGTGACGCTGGGGCGCCTCTTCTCACGGGGTGGGGCGGTCTGACCAGGGCAAAGCGACGGCTTTGGCGCTATACCGGCGCCCCATGAAGGTCTTCCACGGTGTCACGGAGGCGCGGGAGCTGGCCGGCTGCGCGCTCGCGCTGGGTAACTTCGACGGGGTGCACCTGGGCCACCAGGCCCTCTTCGCCGAGGCCCGGCGCCACGGCGCTCCCGCCGCGCTCACCTTCCAACCCCACCCGGGCAAGGTGCTCCAGCCGGACCTGGCCCCCAAGCTCATCACCCTGCTGCCGCGCAAGCTGGAGCTCTTCGAGGCCTTCGGGCTGGAGGCGGTGGTGGTGCAGCCCTTCACGCTGGAGTACGCCCGCCACTCGCCGCGCGACTTCGAGGCCTCGCTGCTGGACGTGGTGGGCGCGCGTCACATCGTGGTGGGCTACGACTTCACCTATGGAGCCGCTCGCGCCGGCACCGCGGACACCCTGCGCGAGGCCGCCGCCGCCCGGGGGGCCCAGGTGCACGTGGTGCCTCCCGTCACGGTGGATGGGGTGGTGGCCTCGTCCTCCAAGGTGCGCGAGTACATCCTCGAGGGTCGGGTGGGGGCCGCGCAGCGGCTCCTGGGGCGGCCGTTCGATCTGGACGGCACCGTCGTCACGGGTCACGGCCGGGGCCGGGGCATCGGCTTCCCCACCGCCAACGTGGACACCCAGAACGAGCTGCGCCCGGCCGCCGGCGTGTACGCCATCCGCGTCCGCCTTCGCGGCGAGCCGGAGTCCTCCTGGCGCCCCGGGGTGGCCAATATCGGTGTCAAACCCACCTTCGGGGTCAACGAGGTCACCATCGAGGCGCACCTGTTGGACTACCAGGGGGACCTGTACGGCAAGGAGCTGCGGGTGCAGTTCCTGGAGCGGCTGCGCGCCGAGCGGCGGTTCGGGTCGGTAGCGGAACTGGTGGGGCAGATCAAGAGGGACGTCGAGGCTGCCCGGACGGTGATCGCACGGGCGTCCGACTGAAATTTTCCTGAAAGGATTCAGCGAGTTGGTGGGGGAGGGGGTCCGGGGCGCCGCCTTGACAGGGTTGCGCGTCACTTCCTTTAATCCACCCGTCTCATGCGCTCTTGCTTTCGCGCATCTCGGGTGTCCGCTCGCGTCGTCACGCGGCGGGCGCCATTCGTCATCCCAACGCTCGAGGCTTTTGAATGTCCGGTCGACTTGGTGAACTGCTGGTTCGCGAGAACCTCATTTCCGTCCAGCAGTTGCGCAAGGCCCAGGAAGAGCAGCAGAAGAACGGCACGCGCATTGGCACGGCCCTCATCAAGACGGGCGCCATCGAGGAGTCCAAGCTCACCGACTTCCTCTCCAAGCAGTACGGCGTTCCGGCCATCAACCTGAAGGACTTCGACATCGACGCGGAGATCATCAAGCTCGTGCCGAAGGAAGTGGCCGAGAAGCACCTGGTGATCCCCGTCAACCGCGCCGGCCCCTCGCTCATCGTGGCGATGTGCGACCCGTCCAACATCTACGCGGTGGACGACCTGAAGTTCCTCACCGGCTACAACGTGGAGCCGGTGGTCGCCTCCGAAATCTCCATCCGCGAGGCCATCGAGCGCTACTACGCCGAGAAGGGCCCGGACATGAACGCCCTCGTCGACGAGATCGCCGAGGACATCGAGGTGGCCAAGGAGGAGGAGGAGGGCAACATCGAGGAGATGGCCCGCGCCGCGGACGACGCCCCCGTCGTCAAGCTGGTGAACCTCATCCTCCAGGACGCCATCAAGAAGCGCGCCTCGGACATCCACGTCGAGCCCTACGAGAAGGACTTCCGCGTCCGCTTCCGCATCGACGGCTCCCTCTACGAGGTGATGCGTCCGCCGATGAAGCTCAAGAACGCCATCACCAGCCGTCTGAAGATCATGGCGGACCTGGACATCTCCGAGCGCCGCCTGCCGCAGGACGGCCGTATCAAGATCAAGCTCGGCGGTGGCAAGGAGATGG
This is a stretch of genomic DNA from Archangium violaceum. It encodes these proteins:
- a CDS encoding double-CXXCG motif protein translates to MMRWLPPYRVELMLHGEEFGDFIEAPGHYLFISERLVQAFKEDGLTGLEGFHPVEVVRVRRKRRGPKSAHVPCYLAVTARYGRAAVDLVRSRIRYADEPPTCEECRNATKNAIHGFTLEAGTWQGEDIFRPRGLTGRLVVSERFARFVERHGFTNMVLIPTEELVWDPLELGPPPG
- a CDS encoding helicase C-terminal domain-containing protein, yielding MGGAAELFTRHVFLDLETTGLDPRVDEVIELGALFVENGRVVDKYVHFFSASRPLPLTIRRLTGIEDAMLAGQPRLAQKVPELRKLLAGWTVVAHNASFEKGFLPDLLGPIRAPVLDSCELMHYLHPELSSHSLEALLRWAGKGPRSRHRAMTDCEATHAVLVHAMEGCIRDGRADDLADLLETLDPRASLRLAQIEAGEAGLEDLEGDIDPEARPLVSVLTGLWNLCRRHSAPLKLEATGFLPGRPEHLRTNGTKPPPEPEEDTPVEPVRAEEVSALLGPGGALERAQEGFAARPAQLEMAQAVARTLSEGGQLAVEAGTGTGKSLAYLTPAALFAARNGRKVGVAPHTKTLQDQLIEKDLPRLHRATEGAFSYALLKGQTNYLCRRRALDITRVEPGMSHAARAPRAYLRALMRRGREGDLDRLSHWFRERFPVLLALAPAVRSEAATTLGERCPHYHRCYYHSAVAQARDADVLVINQSLAFAWPLRYPKLDHLVLDEAHEVEDVATTALSSELSDLAFSRLTERLHGRDGRRGLFAELRRALFASRRAEARVLMSEVESSLLSVGAASRALGEHVVGLCEPAATSASEDADESAYAPELRITGEVRASAAWEPVREGLVEVRECLQSLHKLLTVGLAEVLPDLAVKIPPLERELAGAVSEVQELTTLASELSDDPSEGRCYAATAVPRKQRWSLLAQPVNVAAYVSRDFAQHKRALVLASATLSTGTERMPYVLGRLGLDGRNEGIPPPRLLRAPTPFDLRKQALVVLVTDAPRAHEEAFIDWAAMRVSGIAQVMGGRVLGLFASTRRMERVADQVKAKLEPQGIEVMRQSRGHGRSLAARQEKDTGTVLLGTKSFWQGVDIPGRGVGCVFIDKLPLEPASRPLVATREEALARGGNAHLGFLYYRLPRALLMLRQGVGRLIRSHGDRGVVVIADPGHPSYRQLILDALAGYRVELLPWSEARVRLYAAIEEMGLIRRA
- a CDS encoding DUF4153 domain-containing protein gives rise to the protein MTIAASGFPTDTAEVSPAPAVSRLRRPRATLLAALGLGVCAEVLFDGPSLGLSFPLFIVLLVSALLTLGGREGWQRARPNSWLLVPLLFFSGMVFVRASPFLTTLNVLASGFLLLLVTHFWAAGRVERLGLWSYPFTVLGTFFRAALLPPGVLRAEVDLSSAREQVPKLMPVLRGALLAVPVLFIFTALLVSADAVFEDAVARVLSFGSDLTFLDGLWRAVFVGGSAFGVLGLLAHALRRRRHGSEVGESEVTPAVPRLGFTEALTLVGLVDLLFLGFAGIQLAFFFGEAHLPSGLTYSEYARRGFFELLTVSVMTLGLSLALARWTRLKSQGQLTAFQASCTAMVGLVLVILASAMKRMALYESAYGYTHLRVYTHVFMVALAGVLAWRAVTLWWRPERFAIGAFVGALGFVAALNVLNPDAFIARGNLERSVEGSSLDESYMLLSLSEDAAPELAAHLARNPEGTFATNIRSRFCRFSEPMPGGWPAFHLARHRAATLVQPLSCQD
- a CDS encoding cupredoxin domain-containing protein, with the translated sequence MTFFSKIIKPLLALALAGAVLSAEQGCSKPASPPEPSAPAAPAAQEAKKPGEPRTIALSVTEKGYEPSPVTLKQGEPVKLVLTRTTDHTCATEIVLEEYGIDTKLPLNQPVEVSFTPTKTGKLVYGCAMGKMISGVFMVE
- a CDS encoding DUF4878 domain-containing protein, which gives rise to MRLLPTMPLLLLALLALGGCGRTGYDTPDKAYKTFHSHVRNGEYKQAWAALSKPTQDTLQQRAQAAAQASGGAVKADPLAFFFANVPPPTDVTEVTLASEEGDVATVGVVSSSGKSQVRMVREPSGWKVDLTDSLQQP
- a CDS encoding diguanylate cyclase — translated: MADGSIRKTGETVRRTGSTTSYANRTILVVDDDPANITHVRDGLASHGYRFREALDGAEALRSVREVRPDLIIMDVEMPRLGGVEVCRIIKANGGEGGFGFIPIILVTARQAGGKIEGLELGADDYLVKPFDMLELSARVKSMLRLKALQDTLMEKNRELDHKNRELDRANKELAQKREELLALTRTDALTGLSNRRYFEERLAEEFARATRYRSPLALVMLDIDHFKRLNDSYGHPFGDEVLRTVARTVKGKLREVDFVARYGGEEIIALLPETGPKEALGACERVREAIAALQLEHRAQDGSRKEVRCTASLGVANAPDPRLVGVEDLLRAADTCLYEAKAAGRNCVRQYQEEGSN
- the trmB gene encoding tRNA (guanine(46)-N(7))-methyltransferase TrmB; the encoded protein is MPRPRLLPDPVGLHLASLETPPDWDAEFGFSGPLELEIGSGAGGHALEYCRRHPEVRFVAFEWRKKYARDTLDRASKMGLRNLRVMEADARFVVPRIFASGSLDAIHLQFPDPWWKRAHFKRAVIQPEFARLLLDRMKPGGLFDMRTDVQDRGVAMLAILEDAGFINPLGKGVFHPYDPEEVPSTRERRYLASGEPVYRGRLRKPT
- a CDS encoding bifunctional riboflavin kinase/FAD synthetase; translation: MKVFHGVTEARELAGCALALGNFDGVHLGHQALFAEARRHGAPAALTFQPHPGKVLQPDLAPKLITLLPRKLELFEAFGLEAVVVQPFTLEYARHSPRDFEASLLDVVGARHIVVGYDFTYGAARAGTADTLREAAAARGAQVHVVPPVTVDGVVASSSKVREYILEGRVGAAQRLLGRPFDLDGTVVTGHGRGRGIGFPTANVDTQNELRPAAGVYAIRVRLRGEPESSWRPGVANIGVKPTFGVNEVTIEAHLLDYQGDLYGKELRVQFLERLRAERRFGSVAELVGQIKRDVEAARTVIARASD